From the Paenibacillus sp. MMS20-IR301 genome, the window GTGAGGATATGGGAATCAATCAGGACCCGGCGAAATGTAAAAAGTTAATCGAAGACAATATCGACATTGAATTTTACAGGGCGATATTCGATTCCGTGCGAAGCGAGCTGCTGATCTTCCTGGCTGCCAACGGAGAGATGACGATCGGGGAGATTGCCGAGCATTTCCCGCAGAACCGGTCCGTGATATCCCGCCATCTGGATTATATGAACCGGTACAAGATTGTCCAGCGCAGGAAGGAAGGCCGGGAAGTGTATTATACAGCCAACCGGGAGTTTATTGTCGATACGTTTACCGAGACAGCGAATAATATGAAAGCACTCATGAATCTGCTGCAGTAGAGTGCTTTTATTTTATACAATATGTGCATATGTGTGCACGGGTACATGAGAGGGGATAATGTTGTGGAACAATCGGTTAGAAAATGGTGGGTGCTGGTTACCGTCAGCTTAGCGGTCTTCATGGCGATGCTGGATATTACGATCGTGAATGTGGCTTTACCGGAGATTCAGAAGAATTTCGCCTCCGATTTCTCCAGTCTGCAGTGGGTTTTGAATGCTTATACGCTGGTGTATGCGGCGATGCTGCTGCCGGTCTCGAAACTAGGAGATATCATCGGACGCAAAAAAGTATTTCTGCTCGGATTAGCAGTCTTCGTGCTGGGTTCCCTGGCGAGCGGACTAGCGGGCAGCGACCTGTGGTTGAACATCTTCCGGGGATTCCAGGGGATCGGCGGGGCTGCAATGATGTCCTTGTCGCTGACGCTGGTTACATCTTCTTTTCCTGAGAGGCAAAGAGGGCTGGCCTTAGGCATCTGGAGCAGTGCGGTGGGGCTGGCGATTTCCGGCGGTCCGCTGATTGGCGGCGCGCTAGTGGATAGCTTGGGCTGGCGCTCCATTTTCCTGGTGAATATCCCGTTTGGTCTGCTGGCGATTGTGTTAGGCCTAATCTTTCTTCAGGAAAGTGACCGTAACCGTAACGGTAAAATCGATATTCCCGGATTTGTGCTAAGCACGGCACTTATTTTCACTACAATCTTCGCTCTGATCCAGAAAGAAATGCATGCTGATTATTCGTGGACGGACTGGCATATTGTAAGCCTGTTGGGATTAGCGGTGCTCTTCTTAATCGCCTTTATTCTAACAGAACGGAAAGTGAAGCAGCCGATGATCGAGCTGTCGATTTTCCGGAGTTGGTCGTTTAATGGGGCCAACATTGCGGCGTTTGTGCTGGGGGCCGGGCTGTATGGGGGGTTCACCTACCTGACCATTCTGATGCAGAATTTTATGGGCTACTCCGCTACCGAAACAGGTGTGAAAATGCTGCTGATCAGCGGCTTTACGCTGGTACTCGGTCCGCTCGCGGGCATCATCTCCGGTAAAATCGGCAACCGCTGGCTGATCAGCGGGGCGCTGCTGATTGGGGCGACCGGCATCCTTGTACTCCGGCAGATGATCGGGGTCCCGTTTGAGTGGAGCTACTTAATGCCCGGGTTCGTGCTGCTTGGCATCAGCAATGCGCTCGTCAATCCGCCAATCTCCAATGCGGCCATGAGCGCTGTAGACAAAAGGCAGGTAGGGATGGCCTCCGGCATCCTCAACGTATTCCGCCAGGTCGGGATTTCCTTTGGTGTAGTGATGCTGGGCATTCAGCTTAGCGAAGGCTATAACGGTTCACTGGATAAACCTATCCAGGCGATGGAGGATATCAGCCCCGAATTCAAAAATCAGCTGCTGGATGTATTCCATCAGGCTGGAGCTTTTGCCGGCTCGCAGATTTTCGAGAGTAAACAGGCAGCAGCATTCAAGGCAATGCCAGGCTTTGCGGACATGAAGAATATTGTGTACAGTGCCTTCAATGCAGGGATGAAAGAGGTAAGTTTGTTTATTGCTGTGTTTTTGGTTATTGGGGCGGTTGCGAGTGCTGCGATGATTTCAACAAGCAAACCGAAAAAAAAGCGAGAGGGGACAAAGCTTAGCTAACTGTTATTTAGCGGATGAAACGGATAGAAAAGAGGATTCGAGACGGATAAGCCGGAGCGTAGAGAGAGCCTACGTGCCGGCTTTTTCTATCTACAACATCTCTGAATAGAGTTTACAAAATATGGCATATGTGGTATCTTTGCTATGAAAGCGCATCCATGATCTGATAGGTTGAACGAATATTTACCATTTTATCATAGGGAGGAAGATACAAACGACAAAATAACTTAAGATGGCAAGCGTAATGCCGCTGGTTGCGAACAGGATAATCTTTCATTTCAGCGGAGTCAATAATGCAGTGAATATACAACCACCCTATAAACGGAGGTAATGGCATGTTAGTCCAAATGAAAAAAAGCGGAATCCACTGTCTAGCACTAGTATTACTGGCTTCAGTTGTCTTTGGCGGATGGAACGGGCGCGCAGCTGCGGCATCACCTATTACATCAGACTTCAGATCCTTGCAGGCCTCGCAGATCGTCAGCGAGATGGGAGCCGGATGGAATCTGGGCAATCAGCTTGAGGCATCGGTAAATGGTACACCCGGCGAGACAGCATGGGGGAACCCTACTGTAACTCCCGAACTAATCAAAAAGGTGAAAGCAGCAGGATTCAAAACAATTCGTATTCCGGTTTCCTATTTGAATTACATTGGAAGCGCTCCCGGATATACGGTCAATTCGGCATGGCTGGATCGTGTGAAAGCAGTTGTTGATTACGCCTATAATGAAGGCTTGTATGTGGTCATTAATATTCACGGGGATGGTTACAATTCCGTTCAGGGCGGATGGCTTTTAGTCAATGGCAGCAACCAGACTGTCATCAAACAGAAGTATCAGAAGGTATGGCAGCAGATTGCCGACAAATTTGTCAATTACGACGAGCGGCTTATCTTTGAGTCGATGAACGAAGTGTTTGACGGCAGCTATAGCAATCCGAATTCGGCATATTACGCCAACCTTAATGCGTACAATCAAATCTTCGTGGATACGGTCAGACAGACAAGCGGCAACAATAGCGCCAGATGGCTGCTGGTTCCGGGCTGGAACACGAATATCGACTACACGGCCGGCAATTACGGATTTGTGCTTCCTACCGATACCTACAGATCGACTACAATTCCTGCTTCGGAAAAAAGAATCATGATCTCCGCCCACTACTATTCCCCGTGGGATTTTGCGGGCGAGGAATCAGGGAACATTACACAGTGGGGAGCGTCAGCCACGAATCCTTCCAAAAAATCAACCTGGGGACAAGAGGATTATCTCATTTCGCAGCTCCAGTCCATGTACAATAAATTTGTTACCCAAGGCTACCCTGTAGTGATCGGAGAATTCGGTTCGATTGATAAATCCGCCTATGATTCAAGCAGTAACGTGTATCGTGCAGCTTATGCCAAAGCCGTAACGGCGGCAGCCAAGACCTACAAAGCGGTACCGATCTATTGGGATAACGGCTACAACGGCCAGCACGGGTTCGGTTTGTTCAACCGTACGAATAACACCGTAACCCAGCAAGGTATAATCAATGCAATTATGCAAGGCATGCAATAATCGGGCGGTTTAGCTGAAGGAAGCTCCTGTGGAAATCACAAGAGCTTCTTTGTGCTATAAATAATATTTTCGCCGGATAGTTCGGCTTCTTCACAGCAAATGTCTAATCAGCCAAGGCTTCAGTAGGGGCAGAACGGTGGCAGGCTGCATAGCTTTGGTGTGGTCCATATCTTGTCCCGCTACGACTTCTACATCCCACCCGAGCCCGGTTAATGCAGACTCATTTTGCTTGAGCGCGCCGATAATATCTACAGTTACATTGCCGAAGTTATCCCCATACACAATCGTATCCTTTTCTCCAGCAAAAGCGAGTCTTGGAAGTTCCAGCAGATGTTGAATCTCACGATCACGGAAATCCGTTAAGCTCTCATACATCGTAACAAACTGTTTCGTTTGAGCCGGGTTAATCTTCACCTGGATGTTATCCCAATCGATTGGATCCGGATCAGCAGGGATCTGTACATCGGTATCTGAGAGAGTCAAGTTGCTTAAAGCCTGCCGGTACGTATGGTTGGTTACGATCAGCATTTCCTGATAAGGGCCATCCATTGGCGGGAAACCGCCCATGATCAAAGCCTCCAGCCTGTCAGTGCGGATGGCTAATTGCAATCCAACCAAGGCCAGCCAAGAATAACCGTAGTAGCTGAACTTGCCGACGTTCATTTCATCCGCAATGGTCAGCAGGTCCTGGACAATGCTCTCCGGGGTAAGCTGGTCCGGGTTCGGATGCTTGAGCCGGTGGCCCTCGTAGTCGAAGTAAAGTGCCTGGAACGTATCGTTGAGGCCCTCGATGAAATGCTGGCCCAGTTCAGGATCTACTCCCCACATCCGCAGATTCTCCGCTTCTTGCCCGTTTACGGATGGTTTGGCAACAGGAAGCATAATGACCGGAGAACCGGGTTTTCCAATGAGACCCACCTGCAGCTCTGTTTCATCTGACAATTTAATAATCTTTTCCACTTCATCATCACTCCTGTGAACGTTATACCTCAATCTTATAACATTCATGCAAGCTTCCGGCTTACGGAACCCCGGTCCAGATAGATTGCGGGTTATGAGCGGGATATGTTATCGTAGCACTTAAAGGTTCTACTTGAAGGAGGGGAGAGCGGATGGAGACATATGCCCCAAACCAAATTGCAGATATCTTGCAGGTCAGCACCACAACACTTAGAAGATATGAAGAGCAAGGTCTCATTCCGGATGTACCGAGGACTCCAAGCAATTACCGTTACTATAGACCGTTACACCTGCAGTCGTTCACTGCCATCAGAGTATTATTACAAGGCTATGAGATCCCGGTTGTGTATGAAGCTATGAGATTGATGAAGCAAGGGAGCATGGAACAAGCCCTGTGGCTCTTGAATGAACAGCAATATCAGATTCAAATAGAGAAGCAGCGGGTGGAAGAGATTCTGACGATGATCCGAAGCACGGATTTCACCCGTTACCGCAATGTGCAATTGAAGGAACAGATGAATATAGGAGAAGCAGCCGCGATAGCAGGCGTGAACACTTCAGCGATCCGCCACTGGGAAGCCGAAGGACTCATCCGGTCAGTACGAAACCAGGACAATGGATTCAGAGTGTTCTCCCTGGCCGAGCTGCGCAAAATCCTGGTCATCAGCAGCTTGCGAAAAACCGTCTATTACTTCGACAACATGAAGAGCCTGCTTAATAATCTGGACACGCAGGATAATGAGCAGATCGAGCAGTCTTTTCAGCTGGCGCTGGAAAATCTGAATAAACGGCTTGTCATCCAGTTTAAGGGAATTGCGGAGGCGGTTAAGTATTTGGAGGTTTGGGGTGGGGAGAAGGAAGGGTAAGTGAGAGTTAGTATAGTTAAACGTAAAAAGAGCTCCTGTGATTGGCACAGGGGCTTGTTTGTGCTGTGAATGCTCTACTTAGCGGTATTGCGCTTGGGGTTATCTGTCTGCCCTAATAGGTAGTCGATGCTCACTTGATGAAAATTGGCTAATGTAATCAGAACAGCACTTGGAAGATCCAGATTACCATTTTCGTAGCGGGAATAAGTAGTCTGCGTAATATGTAGTAGCTCAGCCATTTGCTGTTGTGTCAGGTCTTTGTCTTCGCGCAGATTGCGGATTCTTGTGTACAAGGATATCACCTAAGCTCAGTTTACTTTATGCGAAAAATGCATATTGTTATTTATGCGTTTTTCGCATAAAATTTATACATAATAATACTATAGTCATTAAAAAGGAGGCCTGATGAAGATTATTCTGGAGGATTTCTACTATGAAAAGCTGCATCCCAATGAGCTAATTAAGCCAAATAATCCGGAAATTCTGGAACTAAGCCAAAAAGTCATGGAAGCATCACAGCAGCTTAAAAAGAACTTAACTGTACAGGAGTTTCAGAAAGTTGAGAAGTTTCTTGATTTGCAAACAGAGTTGAATGCATTGCAAGCTGCATTATCATTTATTCAGGGATATAAAATTGGGGCTTTGAAGATGATTGAAGTTTTTAGTGGAGAAAGTGAAGCTAAAGAATGAAATGAACAGTGGTTGAGTTAACCGGGGCGAAGGGATTTGCTTCGGTTTTTGTTGTTGAAAATGTAATTCAGATGGAGGAATTTAGTGCATTTAAAAGGACGAAAGGAAACCTTGTCGAATAATAAAAAGAAAATGATGAATGAGCATTAAAATAATGGATGGGATTAGGCATTAATTTTCGCACATATAATTTTTAGGTGAAGGAGTGTAACAATAGTGAAGAAAAAGTTAATGTTATCAGGTTTTCTTACTATTTTTTCAGTAGCATGTTTATCAATCACGGTCTATGCGGCCACTACAAGTTACTCTTTAAAGGTAAATGGGGCTGCAATTAAAGGAGAAGCAAAGGCCATTGACGGGGTAACCTATGTACCTTTGCGTACAGTTATTGAAGGAATGGGAGGCTCATATCACGTTATGCCTGATTCAAAGACAATCAGCATCTCGCGAGAAGACAATAGTATGTACGGTGGATACACCAAGGCCAATCCATTACCTTTCGGTTCAAAAGCATATTTTGAAATTAATGATAATTATGATAAGTACATAGGTTCAGTCACTATTGAAGATATGAGTACAGGAAAGGATGCATCGAAAATCCTTCAAGAGAAAACAGAGCCTGCTCCAAGTGGGTATACCTATGTTTTTGTAAAAGTGAATTTTGAAATCTTAGCATCTGAGAAGCCTGGAGCATCGCTAACAATAGACAATTATAGATTTCTATATATTGACCCGGCCACTCCGAAGGGAGTTCCCTCTTTTATGTTCCACAAATATTTGCCCAGCGTATCAAAAGGGGAATTCTTCAACGGCTGGGTTGGGTTTATAGTCCCGGAAGGTCCCCAGTCTGGATTGATTGTTTTATCAAGTTCTAATGACCGGCAGAATGCCTTGTGGATGGAAGTGGAGTGACATTGTAAGTTAATTTATAGTGGAAGGAAAATCTGAGAAGAATTAAAGCAGCTGTTACTCTAAAGAGAACACAAATCTCGCAGCAATGCATTTAGGAGATAGCCATAGTTAGATTGCTAAATTGCTGGGCCAGCCTGTCCATACTACCAAAGGAGATAGCCCCTGTGATTGTCACAAGGGCTTGTTTTGCTGCGGATACTTTAACTTTTTGGATAGGAATCCTTCTGATTCGTCCTGTTTAATAAATAATCTGTACTCGTCTGGTGGAATTCTGCCAGCTTAATCAGGATTGCCTTAGGGATATCTACATCAATTGCTAGAAAGCCTGGGTGGAATTTTCACTCCGGTTTTTGTTTGAAATGATAACAGCTACTTCGAAGATACGCTATGTGAGGTAAAACTATTATAGGTATAAAATCCTGATTAATAGGATGTAAAAGGAAACATGTGGTATAATTTCACTGTTAAAATAGACTTCATTTTACATATCAAACGTATCTCAACACGTAAGGAGAAATAATATGTCATTATTTAATAAATTCTTCGGACAAAAACGTACGATTCAAAGCTCGACATTCGCTAAGCTTAATGGCGGTCCATACGAAACTACAACGTTATAGAAGGGGGGGATATTATGAAAAAGGTACTTTCAGGAATTATGCTCATGTTTGCATTAGCGATGGCTTCTTCACCTGCTCATGCGGCAGCGAGGAATATTCAAATCAAGATTGACGATGTTGTGATTTCATCCGATGTGGCAGCCGAAATTAGAAACGGTCACACCATGGTACCTCTGCGGGTGATCAGTGAGAATTTAGGCGCAAGGGTCACTGGGACTAACTCGGAAATCATCCTGACGAGAAACAATATGCAAGTGAAATTGAAATTAAACAGCGGTAACGTAACGAAAAATGGAGAGTCTGTTTTTTTGGACGCAAAGCCGTATTTAAAGAATAACCGAACCATGGTTCCGCTTCGTTTTCTTTCAGAAACGTTTGGCTGCCAGGTGGGTTACAGCAATTCTACAGTGACGGTCAATTCTGAAGCTTTGGTTATTGATCAAGTCAAAATAAAAGCATTGCAGGAAGAATATCACATGATCATGGGCGGTGTAGTTCAGCAAATCGAAGGAAATGCATACATTACAGCCATTCATGATGTTATTACTGATAACTTGGGCAACAAGGTCGAAGCTCCTGAACATTATTCGTGGACCTCTAACATTGATATTCCGGGATCTTATTATAAAGAAAGACAATTCGATTTTCTGGACGCGAACGGTAAAAGCATCAAGCGTTATGACATTTACACTATAAACAGATCCTTTCCAGAGCAAATGTTAAAGCCCTATCCAGAAGGCTTAATACATGATGCGACCTCAGACCAATGGTATTTATTCAGCGAGGCAGCGAGAACGCTTATTTATCAAAACATGGATACCGCTACCAAGAACGGGTTCCTGAAAATAATCAGTAATACGATTGCATAGTGATGAATTCTTGAATAGCAAATAAGCTCTTGTGAGAATAACAAGAGCTTATTTGCTTCCGCTAAATTCAACACTTAATTAACGGCCGCTCCCATAAAACGTATGAATTAAGTTTAATAGGGATCTGTCGTACAGCATTTTTGCTGTTGCTTCGTTTTGAATATGTCCCCCTGAATACAGGTGAATAACACCATGCAGCGATGCCCAAACAAGATTAACAACAATAAAGGGGTCCTTCTCAGCAATATATCCCTGTTCAATGGCTGTTGAGATCATGTTGGTTAGTTGTTGCAATGCGGTTACCATTGCCTGTAAACTTTCCTCTTCCGGTTTGAATTCGCTAAAGGCCCCTCCAAACATGACCATATAATAGCTTGAATAATCCTTCGAGAAATCCCAATAGGCTTGCCCAAGGTCAAGAAAATATTGTTTGAGATCTGCTTGCAGGGGAACGGCCTGAAAGGCATCAGCTAACAATTTGCAGCCTTCCAAAAAAAGTTCTTTTGCCAGACCTTCCTTACTTCCGAACAGGTTATAAATTACTTTTGTGGGACATTCCATTATTTCAGCTACTCTGCGGATCGTTACAGCTTCAGGACCTGATTTCAGCATAATTGATGCAGCGGATTCAATAATGTTGCGTCTTAACAGTTCATTATGCTGAAGCTTGACCTTTGCGTAGGTTGTAACCTGATGTTTGTCAGCGGAAGGGATACCGGATGAATTTTGCATGTAATTTCACACCTTTAGAACTTTAGTTTTTTCTTGTTCAATATATTTTACAGGTATCTATTTAAATAAGCCAGCTGTTCAGAATGATTATGTTCTTTATTTGACAACGTAATTTCAATTAGATACAATGATTCGTATAGAAACACTGTTTCTGATGGGCAATCAAAAAGGAGAAGTGATTGAATGATAGCAATAAAAAACAAATGGACCCTGATAACAGGTGCTTCCTCGGGGATCGGTGAAGCATTTGCGCATGAGTTTGCAGCAAGAGGAAGCCACTTGATTTTAGTTGCCCGCTCGGAAACTAAGCTGATTGCTTTAGCAGAGAAACTACATATAAAACA encodes:
- a CDS encoding DUF6809 family protein — translated: MKIILEDFYYEKLHPNELIKPNNPEILELSQKVMEASQQLKKNLTVQEFQKVEKFLDLQTELNALQAALSFIQGYKIGALKMIEVFSGESEAKE
- a CDS encoding MerR family DNA-binding transcriptional regulator; translation: METYAPNQIADILQVSTTTLRRYEEQGLIPDVPRTPSNYRYYRPLHLQSFTAIRVLLQGYEIPVVYEAMRLMKQGSMEQALWLLNEQQYQIQIEKQRVEEILTMIRSTDFTRYRNVQLKEQMNIGEAAAIAGVNTSAIRHWEAEGLIRSVRNQDNGFRVFSLAELRKILVISSLRKTVYYFDNMKSLLNNLDTQDNEQIEQSFQLALENLNKRLVIQFKGIAEAVKYLEVWGGEKEG
- a CDS encoding glycoside hydrolase family 5 protein; the protein is MLVQMKKSGIHCLALVLLASVVFGGWNGRAAAASPITSDFRSLQASQIVSEMGAGWNLGNQLEASVNGTPGETAWGNPTVTPELIKKVKAAGFKTIRIPVSYLNYIGSAPGYTVNSAWLDRVKAVVDYAYNEGLYVVINIHGDGYNSVQGGWLLVNGSNQTVIKQKYQKVWQQIADKFVNYDERLIFESMNEVFDGSYSNPNSAYYANLNAYNQIFVDTVRQTSGNNSARWLLVPGWNTNIDYTAGNYGFVLPTDTYRSTTIPASEKRIMISAHYYSPWDFAGEESGNITQWGASATNPSKKSTWGQEDYLISQLQSMYNKFVTQGYPVVIGEFGSIDKSAYDSSSNVYRAAYAKAVTAAAKTYKAVPIYWDNGYNGQHGFGLFNRTNNTVTQQGIINAIMQGMQ
- a CDS encoding alpha/beta hydrolase is translated as MEKIIKLSDETELQVGLIGKPGSPVIMLPVAKPSVNGQEAENLRMWGVDPELGQHFIEGLNDTFQALYFDYEGHRLKHPNPDQLTPESIVQDLLTIADEMNVGKFSYYGYSWLALVGLQLAIRTDRLEALIMGGFPPMDGPYQEMLIVTNHTYRQALSNLTLSDTDVQIPADPDPIDWDNIQVKINPAQTKQFVTMYESLTDFRDREIQHLLELPRLAFAGEKDTIVYGDNFGNVTVDIIGALKQNESALTGLGWDVEVVAGQDMDHTKAMQPATVLPLLKPWLIRHLL
- a CDS encoding helix-turn-helix transcriptional regulator; protein product: MYTRIRNLREDKDLTQQQMAELLHITQTTYSRYENGNLDLPSAVLITLANFHQVSIDYLLGQTDNPKRNTAK
- a CDS encoding stalk domain-containing protein; this encodes MKKVLSGIMLMFALAMASSPAHAAARNIQIKIDDVVISSDVAAEIRNGHTMVPLRVISENLGARVTGTNSEIILTRNNMQVKLKLNSGNVTKNGESVFLDAKPYLKNNRTMVPLRFLSETFGCQVGYSNSTVTVNSEALVIDQVKIKALQEEYHMIMGGVVQQIEGNAYITAIHDVITDNLGNKVEAPEHYSWTSNIDIPGSYYKERQFDFLDANGKSIKRYDIYTINRSFPEQMLKPYPEGLIHDATSDQWYLFSEAARTLIYQNMDTATKNGFLKIISNTIA
- a CDS encoding metalloregulator ArsR/SmtB family transcription factor, with the translated sequence MGINQDPAKCKKLIEDNIDIEFYRAIFDSVRSELLIFLAANGEMTIGEIAEHFPQNRSVISRHLDYMNRYKIVQRRKEGREVYYTANREFIVDTFTETANNMKALMNLLQ
- a CDS encoding TetR/AcrR family transcriptional regulator; amino-acid sequence: MQNSSGIPSADKHQVTTYAKVKLQHNELLRRNIIESAASIMLKSGPEAVTIRRVAEIMECPTKVIYNLFGSKEGLAKELFLEGCKLLADAFQAVPLQADLKQYFLDLGQAYWDFSKDYSSYYMVMFGGAFSEFKPEEESLQAMVTALQQLTNMISTAIEQGYIAEKDPFIVVNLVWASLHGVIHLYSGGHIQNEATAKMLYDRSLLNLIHTFYGSGR
- a CDS encoding MFS transporter, which gives rise to MEQSVRKWWVLVTVSLAVFMAMLDITIVNVALPEIQKNFASDFSSLQWVLNAYTLVYAAMLLPVSKLGDIIGRKKVFLLGLAVFVLGSLASGLAGSDLWLNIFRGFQGIGGAAMMSLSLTLVTSSFPERQRGLALGIWSSAVGLAISGGPLIGGALVDSLGWRSIFLVNIPFGLLAIVLGLIFLQESDRNRNGKIDIPGFVLSTALIFTTIFALIQKEMHADYSWTDWHIVSLLGLAVLFLIAFILTERKVKQPMIELSIFRSWSFNGANIAAFVLGAGLYGGFTYLTILMQNFMGYSATETGVKMLLISGFTLVLGPLAGIISGKIGNRWLISGALLIGATGILVLRQMIGVPFEWSYLMPGFVLLGISNALVNPPISNAAMSAVDKRQVGMASGILNVFRQVGISFGVVMLGIQLSEGYNGSLDKPIQAMEDISPEFKNQLLDVFHQAGAFAGSQIFESKQAAAFKAMPGFADMKNIVYSAFNAGMKEVSLFIAVFLVIGAVASAAMISTSKPKKKREGTKLS